A section of the Gloeobacter violaceus PCC 7421 genome encodes:
- the tmk gene encoding dTMP kinase: MFITFEGGEGCGKTTQLTLLGDWLEKRCHRVVRTREPGGTALGRSLRGLLLDARSEITPTAELLLYATDRAEHLARVVRPALASGAAVLCDRFSDSTVAYQGYGRGLDLGLIERLNAIATGGLLPDLTFWLKLDPQAGLVRRLASNGNTPDRIEAETLAFHQRVHMGFAALANRYPGRIRPVDAGLSVEATAEQIRSAVDVFLNENQSKLEK; this comes from the coding sequence ATGTTCATCACCTTTGAAGGCGGCGAAGGCTGCGGCAAGACCACGCAACTTACTCTTTTAGGCGACTGGCTCGAAAAGCGGTGCCACCGGGTCGTGCGCACCCGCGAACCCGGCGGCACCGCCCTGGGCCGCTCGCTGCGCGGTCTGCTCCTCGATGCCCGGAGCGAAATCACCCCCACCGCCGAGTTGCTTCTGTACGCGACCGATCGGGCCGAGCACCTGGCGCGGGTCGTCCGCCCCGCCCTTGCCTCGGGTGCGGCAGTGCTGTGCGACCGCTTCTCTGATTCGACAGTGGCTTACCAGGGCTATGGCCGTGGTCTGGATCTGGGGCTCATCGAGCGACTCAACGCCATCGCCACCGGTGGGCTCCTCCCAGATCTGACTTTCTGGCTGAAACTCGATCCGCAGGCTGGACTGGTGCGGCGCCTCGCAAGCAACGGCAACACCCCCGATCGCATCGAAGCGGAAACGCTCGCCTTCCACCAGCGGGTGCACATGGGCTTCGCGGCCCTGGCAAATCGTTATCCGGGCCGCATCCGGCCCGTCGACGCCGGTCTGAGCGTCGAGGCGACCGCCGAACAGATCCGCTCTGCCGTAGATGTATTCTTGAATGAGAATCAATCTAAACTAGAGAAGTAG
- a CDS encoding PadR family transcriptional regulator has translation MSIPAPDPRSFLPLTPAAFHILLALAEGERHGYGISKEVKDRTDGAVRLGPGTLYRSIKQLLGDGWIEESDERADPDLDDQRRRYYRLSPLGRRIAAAEAARLADLVDLARARRLLPGADPA, from the coding sequence ATGAGCATTCCTGCGCCGGACCCGAGATCGTTTTTGCCGCTGACCCCGGCGGCCTTTCATATCCTGCTGGCCCTCGCCGAGGGCGAGCGCCACGGCTACGGCATCAGCAAAGAAGTCAAAGATCGTACCGACGGCGCAGTGCGGCTGGGGCCGGGGACGCTCTACCGTTCGATCAAGCAACTGTTGGGCGATGGGTGGATCGAAGAGTCCGACGAGCGGGCTGACCCGGATCTCGACGATCAGCGCCGACGCTACTACCGGCTTTCGCCTCTGGGGCGGCGCATCGCCGCCGCCGAGGCCGCCCGGCTTGCGGATCTAGTCGACCTGGCCCGCGCCCGCCGGCTGCTCCCTGGTGCGGATCCGGCTTAG
- a CDS encoding DUF72 domain-containing protein has protein sequence MSEDTLIYVGCQGWRYPDWRLASAEAVGDLSAPFYPPRLPAARELKHYARTFDLVEVDSTFYAVPQIRVVKNWATQVPETFRFTLKLPRTLTHEYRLARGRATLSAFCECARPLGVQLAAILIQLPPSFATDEFAALERFLPHLPADLPFAVEFRDPAWLSERTVELLAAHRIALTLGDTPWIPTPLALAWLDRLPTDWLYLRLMGSKSNGLEHFTHRQFDRTDTLDAWAAAVWRLAEGGKRVYVLLDNHFEGFSPGSATLLVRKLGLAERPFPHDCPAESEQLGLEW, from the coding sequence ATGTCCGAGGACACACTCATTTACGTCGGCTGCCAGGGCTGGCGCTACCCGGATTGGCGGTTGGCTTCTGCGGAAGCGGTGGGCGATCTGAGTGCCCCGTTCTACCCGCCCAGGCTGCCCGCCGCCCGCGAACTGAAGCATTACGCCCGCACATTCGATCTGGTGGAGGTTGATTCGACCTTTTATGCGGTTCCTCAGATTCGGGTGGTCAAGAACTGGGCGACCCAGGTGCCTGAGACCTTTCGCTTTACCCTGAAGTTGCCCCGCACCCTTACCCACGAGTACCGTCTTGCGCGGGGAAGGGCGACCCTTTCGGCCTTTTGTGAATGCGCCCGCCCCTTGGGAGTCCAATTGGCAGCTATTCTCATCCAGTTGCCTCCGTCATTTGCAACGGACGAATTTGCGGCGCTGGAGCGCTTTTTGCCCCATCTGCCCGCGGATTTGCCTTTTGCCGTTGAATTTCGCGATCCTGCCTGGCTCAGTGAGCGCACGGTCGAACTGCTGGCGGCCCACCGGATCGCCCTGACCCTCGGGGATACCCCCTGGATACCGACACCACTGGCGCTCGCCTGGCTCGACAGGCTACCTACCGACTGGCTCTATCTACGGCTGATGGGATCCAAATCCAACGGTCTGGAGCACTTTACCCACCGGCAATTCGACCGCACGGACACCCTCGATGCGTGGGCGGCGGCCGTTTGGCGCCTGGCGGAAGGCGGCAAACGTGTCTATGTGCTGCTTGACAACCATTTCGAAGGTTTCTCGCCGGGGTCGGCGACGCTGCTTGTGCGCAAATTGGGGCTGGCAGAGCGCCCCTTTCCCCACGACTGCCCTGCCGAAAGCGAGCAACTCGGCCTCGAATGGTAG
- a CDS encoding CPBP family glutamic-type intramembrane protease, whose protein sequence is MATVLRFSERPLVRIALFLAGLLALWLPGVLVWLFVTGWRPGMPFETLSTSQTLGAAVILYAAILAVLRLLAHRLDGRSLAQYGLARDWANLLLAGIGLVIGVVGLSLLVAAEAALGWVSWHPEKIAGLAIPLAEGLAVGLAVGFIEELLFRGFLLQTFAQRYGAWAGAVASAALFAAAHFIKAPEIILATWPQFPALFAAGLLLAFARLRSAGRLGLAVGLHAGWVWTYYVVSTQGMALYDRPEVPQWLTGLGGHPLAGAAGVLLLAAVALLLARLPLPTPEKLPKHR, encoded by the coding sequence ATGGCGACCGTTCTGCGATTTAGTGAACGCCCACTCGTTCGCATTGCACTGTTTTTGGCCGGGCTTTTGGCGCTGTGGCTGCCGGGGGTGTTGGTGTGGCTTTTTGTGACCGGGTGGCGACCGGGGATGCCCTTCGAGACGCTCAGCACCTCTCAGACCCTTGGGGCAGCCGTGATCTTGTACGCGGCTATTCTGGCGGTGTTGCGGCTTTTGGCTCACCGCCTTGACGGCCGCTCCCTCGCCCAGTACGGCCTGGCCCGCGATTGGGCCAATCTCCTCCTCGCAGGCATCGGTCTTGTCATCGGGGTGGTGGGACTCAGTCTACTGGTCGCGGCCGAAGCCGCCCTGGGCTGGGTGAGCTGGCATCCCGAAAAAATCGCCGGGCTAGCTATTCCCCTTGCCGAGGGGCTCGCAGTCGGCCTGGCGGTCGGCTTTATCGAAGAGCTGCTCTTTCGGGGGTTCTTGCTGCAAACGTTCGCCCAGCGCTATGGGGCCTGGGCGGGAGCGGTAGCGAGTGCGGCGCTGTTTGCTGCTGCGCACTTCATCAAAGCCCCCGAAATCATCCTCGCCACCTGGCCGCAGTTTCCGGCGCTGTTCGCAGCCGGGCTGCTGCTCGCATTCGCCCGCCTGCGGAGCGCCGGTCGTCTGGGGCTTGCCGTCGGACTGCACGCCGGCTGGGTGTGGACCTACTACGTCGTGAGCACCCAGGGTATGGCCCTGTACGACCGACCCGAAGTGCCCCAGTGGCTCACTGGCCTGGGGGGACATCCCCTGGCCGGAGCCGCCGGGGTGCTGCTTTTGGCCGCCGTCGCCCTGCTGCTTGCCCGTCTGCCGCTGCCCACCCCAGAAAAATTGCCGAAGCACCGTTGA
- a CDS encoding superoxide dismutase: protein MKCSVSTLVGTLCLTAAALLSTAAEAQINIPTPTITPPTVTVPSVQPPSVTMPSATQASTTASGYPYKLAPLPYDYSALEPYIDAETMKLHHDKHHQAYVDNLNKALEKYPDLQKKSPEQLLRDLKQVPEDTRAAVRGNGGGHVNHTMFWEIMKPKGGGEPAGPIAAAIRTNFGSFDAFKTQFNEAGTKRFGSGWVWLVSNPGGKLEIVSTANQDSPIADGKYPIMGNDVWEHAYYLKYQNRRADYLSAWWNTLNWDEINRRFQKASTGL from the coding sequence ATGAAATGCTCCGTATCCACGCTGGTCGGCACCCTTTGCCTTACCGCTGCCGCGTTGTTGTCCACAGCTGCCGAAGCCCAGATCAACATCCCGACACCGACGATTACCCCGCCCACCGTCACTGTACCGTCGGTGCAACCGCCTTCGGTCACGATGCCGTCCGCCACCCAGGCGTCGACAACGGCGTCGGGCTATCCCTACAAACTTGCTCCCCTCCCCTACGACTACAGCGCTCTTGAGCCTTATATCGACGCAGAAACCATGAAGCTTCACCACGACAAGCACCACCAGGCTTACGTGGACAATCTCAACAAAGCGCTCGAGAAGTATCCGGATCTCCAAAAAAAATCGCCCGAACAACTCCTGCGCGATCTTAAGCAAGTACCCGAGGACACCCGTGCCGCCGTGCGCGGCAATGGCGGCGGCCACGTCAACCACACGATGTTCTGGGAGATCATGAAGCCCAAAGGGGGCGGCGAGCCCGCCGGTCCGATCGCCGCCGCCATCCGCACCAACTTCGGCAGCTTCGACGCCTTCAAAACCCAGTTCAATGAAGCGGGCACCAAGCGCTTCGGCAGCGGTTGGGTGTGGCTTGTGAGCAATCCCGGCGGCAAGCTTGAGATCGTGAGCACCGCCAATCAGGATTCGCCCATTGCCGACGGCAAGTACCCGATCATGGGCAACGACGTCTGGGAGCACGCTTACTATCTCAAGTACCAGAACCGCCGGGCCGATTATCTGAGCGCCTGGTGGAACACGCTCAACTGGGATGAGATCAATCGTCGTTTCCAGAAAGCCTCCACCGGGTTGTAG
- a CDS encoding NADPH-dependent FMN reductase: MVKVVGLCGSLRPGSHAEKALLLALAAAAGAGAEVEYLDFKQLNLPFCHGGDEYPDHPDVEVLKRKVKEADALLIATPEYHGSFSGVIKNALDLMSFEELSDKVFGLVSVLGGGQNNNALNDLRTVARWVHAWVVPEQVAIGQAWKQFDAEGNLTDPKLKDRLDKLAYALVKAARMLRTTA; the protein is encoded by the coding sequence ATGGTCAAAGTTGTCGGTCTATGCGGAAGTTTGCGCCCGGGCTCCCATGCCGAAAAAGCGCTGCTGCTGGCTCTGGCGGCGGCGGCGGGGGCGGGTGCCGAGGTAGAGTATCTCGATTTCAAGCAGTTGAATCTGCCCTTCTGCCACGGCGGCGACGAGTACCCGGATCACCCGGACGTGGAAGTGCTCAAGCGCAAGGTTAAAGAGGCGGACGCACTGCTGATCGCCACACCCGAGTACCACGGCAGCTTCAGCGGCGTGATCAAAAACGCCCTGGATCTGATGAGTTTCGAGGAGCTTTCCGACAAAGTCTTCGGTCTGGTGAGCGTGCTGGGGGGCGGCCAGAACAACAACGCCCTCAACGATCTGCGCACGGTGGCCCGCTGGGTGCACGCCTGGGTGGTGCCTGAGCAGGTGGCGATCGGCCAAGCCTGGAAGCAGTTCGACGCCGAGGGCAACCTCACCGATCCCAAGCTCAAAGATCGCCTCGACAAACTCGCCTACGCCCTGGTCAAAGCCGCCCGTATGCTGCGCACGACCGCCTAA
- a CDS encoding glycogen/starch/alpha-glucan phosphorylase, with protein MQPPPPQTPPDMPLEEPSAAPGVEALRQAIVDNLRYVLGKDPSQAGAQDFLAALAHTVRDPLLHRWRNTRQAYFDCGARVVCYLASQYRPGPQLVANLVSAGLYARSVEALAGLGVRLEDLLALEREPQLGRREGSRQAASLAEALATQQMPAIGYGLRYEFGSEQVIRDGWPFERPVPWRFADDPWEIPRPEYRVEVPLGGRTEAHLDGENRYRVRWLPEGAVIGEPYDRLVPGYRTHTVNTLRLWSARASEQFDAPVANPEEYARAVEAKLDCELITRVPYPAGDGPHHQRLRLQQQYLLACCSVHDIVRLFTQTGRPLGELPERAAIHIDDSHPPIAIAEWMRILVDRHDLGWEEAWEMTGRMFSATAHTWAVETLECWPVALVERWLPRHLEILREIDRRFRLQLQALLVDEAQIARLSLFADDQVRLAHLACIACHTVVGTSESATGQLAQTVLADFHRLWPQKFQTIGAGVSTRRWLVLANPPLARLIGERIGPHWLTHPEGLDALRRHAADPDFQRSWRQIKQAHKRSLAAQLLATSGVALSSEALFDIRLEPFEGCRRQLLSALYIVTLFNRLQSEPGANIVPRAFIFSGWPRPGDPLGRLTVKLIHAVGAVVNADPIVAGRIRVVFVPEPTVALTQKIFAAADLAEQDALPGFQAGDTGSLCAALNGALLLGSPDGINLEIERTVGRERFFEFGLSTGEGQALKLTEYQPMAFYHSNPLLRQVVDQIATGYFSHGDSEQFKPIVAAMVEDDEALNLVDYQSYVDGQGSVDAAYRDLALWTRLSIESVSRLGAVCCDRTAREYCSRIWRLQPVKVHLDAYSQQVIALKGREHL; from the coding sequence ATGCAGCCGCCTCCACCCCAAACACCGCCGGATATGCCGCTGGAGGAGCCGAGTGCCGCCCCCGGCGTCGAGGCTTTGCGCCAGGCCATCGTCGATAACCTCCGCTATGTTCTGGGCAAAGATCCCTCCCAGGCCGGCGCCCAGGATTTTTTGGCCGCCCTCGCCCATACCGTGCGCGACCCGCTGCTGCATCGCTGGCGCAATACCCGCCAGGCTTACTTCGATTGCGGAGCGCGGGTGGTGTGTTATCTGGCCTCGCAATACCGCCCGGGACCGCAACTGGTGGCCAATTTGGTGAGCGCGGGCCTCTACGCGCGCTCCGTCGAGGCGCTCGCCGGGCTCGGTGTGCGTCTGGAGGATCTGCTGGCGCTGGAGCGCGAGCCGCAGCTGGGGCGGCGGGAGGGTTCGAGGCAGGCGGCGAGCCTTGCCGAGGCGCTCGCCACCCAGCAGATGCCCGCGATTGGCTACGGCCTGCGCTATGAATTCGGCTCAGAGCAAGTGATCCGCGACGGCTGGCCCTTCGAGCGCCCCGTCCCCTGGCGCTTCGCGGATGACCCCTGGGAGATCCCCCGACCCGAGTACCGGGTGGAAGTCCCCCTGGGTGGGCGGACCGAGGCCCATCTCGACGGCGAGAACCGCTACCGGGTGCGCTGGCTGCCCGAAGGCGCCGTGATAGGCGAACCTTACGACCGGCTGGTGCCCGGCTACCGCACCCACACCGTCAATACCCTGCGTCTCTGGAGCGCCCGGGCCAGCGAGCAGTTCGATGCGCCGGTGGCCAATCCGGAAGAATACGCCCGCGCCGTCGAAGCGAAACTCGACTGCGAGCTGATCACCCGGGTACCCTACCCGGCGGGAGACGGTCCCCACCACCAGCGGCTGCGCCTGCAACAGCAGTATCTGCTCGCCTGCTGCTCCGTGCACGACATCGTGCGGCTTTTTACCCAGACGGGCCGCCCGCTCGGCGAGCTGCCCGAGCGCGCGGCCATCCACATCGACGACTCCCACCCGCCCATCGCCATTGCCGAATGGATGCGGATCCTGGTCGATCGCCACGACCTGGGGTGGGAGGAAGCCTGGGAGATGACCGGCCGAATGTTCTCGGCCACCGCCCACACCTGGGCGGTGGAGACGCTTGAGTGCTGGCCGGTGGCGCTGGTTGAGCGCTGGCTGCCCCGGCACCTGGAGATTTTGCGCGAGATCGACCGCCGATTCCGCCTGCAGTTGCAAGCACTTCTGGTGGACGAAGCGCAAATTGCCCGCCTGTCGCTTTTTGCGGACGATCAGGTGCGCCTGGCTCACCTGGCCTGCATTGCCTGTCACACGGTGGTCGGCACCTCCGAGAGCGCTACCGGGCAGCTGGCGCAGACCGTACTTGCCGATTTTCACCGGCTCTGGCCGCAAAAATTTCAGACCATCGGCGCGGGCGTCTCGACCCGCCGCTGGTTGGTGCTGGCCAATCCGCCCCTCGCCCGGCTGATCGGCGAGCGGATCGGCCCCCACTGGCTGACGCACCCGGAGGGACTCGACGCCCTGCGTCGGCACGCCGCCGACCCGGACTTTCAACGGAGCTGGCGGCAAATCAAGCAGGCCCACAAGCGTTCCCTTGCCGCTCAATTGCTCGCCACGAGCGGTGTCGCCCTCTCTTCGGAGGCCCTTTTCGATATTCGGCTCGAACCGTTCGAGGGGTGTCGCCGACAGTTGCTCAGCGCGCTGTACATCGTCACCCTTTTCAATCGCCTCCAGAGCGAACCCGGGGCTAATATCGTCCCGCGCGCGTTCATCTTTTCGGGATGGCCCCGGCCCGGCGATCCGCTCGGCCGCCTGACTGTCAAACTCATCCACGCCGTCGGCGCGGTCGTCAACGCCGATCCGATCGTGGCCGGGCGGATCCGGGTCGTCTTCGTGCCCGAACCCACCGTCGCCCTGACCCAAAAAATCTTCGCCGCGGCGGATCTGGCCGAGCAGGACGCCCTGCCGGGCTTTCAGGCCGGCGACACCGGCAGCCTCTGCGCAGCCCTCAACGGCGCCCTGCTGTTGGGCAGCCCCGACGGGATCAATCTCGAGATCGAACGGACCGTCGGCCGCGAGCGTTTCTTCGAGTTCGGTCTAAGTACCGGCGAGGGTCAGGCGCTCAAACTCACCGAGTACCAGCCGATGGCTTTCTACCACAGCAACCCGCTCCTGCGGCAGGTAGTCGACCAGATCGCCACCGGCTACTTCAGCCACGGCGACAGCGAACAGTTCAAGCCCATTGTCGCGGCAATGGTAGAGGATGACGAAGCGCTGAATCTGGTCGACTACCAGTCCTATGTCGACGGTCAAGGGAGCGTCGATGCCGCCTACCGCGACCTGGCCCTGTGGACGCGACTCTCGATCGAGAGCGTCAGCCGCCTCGGGGCCGTCTGCTGTGACCGGACGGCGCGGGAGTACTGCAGCCGCATCTGGCGGCTGCAACCGGTCAAAGTCCACCTCGATGCCTACAGCCAGCAGGTGATCGCCCTCAAGGGGCGCGAACACCTCTAA
- the ggt gene encoding gamma-glutamyltransferase — MKLHSALLLASLLVLSCAATAAALPGGDRGGTYFSTRSPVIAKNGMAATSHPLATQIAVDVLKKGGSAVDAAIAANAALGLMEPTGNGIGGDLFAIVWDPRARKLAGLNASGRSPLGLDYERLKSAVGGSPTIPIFGPLPVTVPGAVDGWFMLHGRYGRLPIAELLAPAVRYAREGVPVPQMIAGYWQSNLRRFERDKDQIPELANFRKTYLIAGNPPAEGEIFRNPDLALTLEKIGKGGRDVFYKGEIADTIDAYMQRVGGYLRRTDFERHTGTWVEPVRVNYRGYDVYELPPNGQGIAALQMLNILEGFDLKKMGHNSADYLHAQVEAKKLAFADRARYYADPDFSKMPVAGLLDKTYASDRRRLIAMDRAQSRQAAGLPPAADTIYLTTADKDGMMVSLIQSNYVGMGSGLVPDGLGFMLQDRGAQFSLTPGHPNVYAPGKRPFHTIIPAFVSKDGEPFMSFGVMGGDMQPQGHVQILCNIIDFGMDVQQAGDAARYYHTGDNDPDGRVMVDGGTLNLESGVGEDSRTELARRGHRLAATSPGAYGGYQVIQWDQVNRVYRGASEMRKDGQVSGF; from the coding sequence ATGAAATTGCACTCGGCCCTGCTGCTCGCTTCGCTGCTGGTGCTCAGTTGTGCCGCTACGGCGGCAGCCCTGCCCGGTGGAGATCGAGGCGGAACCTATTTTTCGACGCGCAGCCCGGTGATTGCCAAAAACGGCATGGCTGCCACCAGCCACCCGCTGGCCACCCAGATCGCCGTCGACGTGCTTAAAAAAGGCGGCAGCGCTGTCGACGCCGCCATCGCCGCCAACGCCGCCCTGGGATTGATGGAACCTACCGGCAACGGCATCGGTGGGGATCTATTCGCCATCGTCTGGGATCCGAGAGCGCGCAAACTCGCGGGCCTCAACGCCAGTGGCCGCTCGCCGCTGGGACTCGACTACGAACGACTCAAAAGCGCGGTTGGGGGGAGCCCGACGATCCCGATTTTTGGGCCGCTGCCCGTCACGGTGCCGGGGGCGGTGGACGGTTGGTTTATGCTGCACGGCCGCTACGGCCGATTGCCCATAGCCGAACTGCTTGCTCCTGCTGTCCGTTACGCCCGCGAGGGGGTGCCGGTGCCGCAGATGATCGCCGGTTACTGGCAGTCCAACCTCCGCCGCTTCGAGCGCGACAAAGACCAGATTCCCGAACTGGCCAATTTTCGCAAGACCTACTTGATAGCCGGCAACCCCCCCGCCGAGGGGGAAATCTTCCGCAACCCGGATCTGGCGCTCACACTCGAAAAAATCGGCAAAGGCGGCCGGGACGTATTCTACAAAGGCGAGATCGCCGACACCATCGACGCTTACATGCAGCGGGTAGGGGGGTATTTGCGCCGGACCGACTTCGAGCGGCACACCGGCACCTGGGTCGAGCCGGTGCGGGTCAATTACCGAGGCTATGACGTCTACGAACTGCCGCCCAACGGCCAGGGGATCGCGGCCCTACAGATGCTTAACATCCTCGAAGGCTTCGATCTCAAAAAAATGGGCCACAACAGCGCCGACTACCTGCACGCGCAGGTGGAAGCCAAAAAACTCGCCTTCGCCGACCGGGCGCGCTACTACGCCGACCCGGACTTCAGCAAGATGCCGGTGGCCGGGTTGCTCGACAAGACCTACGCAAGCGACCGGCGGCGGCTCATCGCCATGGACCGCGCCCAGTCGCGCCAGGCGGCGGGTCTGCCCCCCGCCGCCGATACGATCTACCTCACCACCGCCGACAAAGACGGCATGATGGTCTCGCTCATCCAGAGCAACTACGTGGGCATGGGCAGCGGCCTGGTTCCGGACGGCCTCGGCTTTATGCTCCAGGACCGCGGTGCACAATTTAGCCTCACCCCCGGCCACCCGAACGTCTATGCCCCCGGCAAGCGGCCCTTCCACACGATCATCCCGGCCTTTGTGAGCAAAGACGGTGAGCCGTTTATGAGTTTTGGGGTGATGGGGGGTGACATGCAGCCGCAGGGCCACGTCCAGATTCTATGCAACATCATCGACTTTGGTATGGACGTGCAGCAGGCCGGGGACGCGGCGCGCTACTACCACACTGGCGACAACGACCCGGACGGGCGGGTGATGGTCGATGGCGGCACCCTTAACCTCGAAAGCGGCGTGGGGGAGGATAGCCGTACCGAGCTTGCCCGCCGGGGCCACCGGCTTGCCGCCACCTCCCCGGGAGCCTACGGCGGCTACCAGGTCATCCAGTGGGACCAGGTCAACCGCGTGTACCGCGGTGCTTCCGAGATGCGCAAGGACGGCCAGGTGAGCGGATTTTAG
- a CDS encoding prolyl oligopeptidase family serine peptidase produces MNALFGLCAVALAISLDASCALAQNLAASAPRLTYPPTERVEQFDDYHGTRVADPYRWLEDPNSPKTRAWVEAQNKVTFAYLEGIPYREPLKERLTKIWNYEKYGIPNREGDRFFFTRNSGLQNQSVLYNAAKLGDAPRVLLDPNTLSKDGTVALTGIDITDDGRYLAYGTAASGSDWQQWHVREVATGRDLPDVIKWVKFSEASWLKDGKGFFYSRYDEPNAATQFQDVNYFQKLYFHRLSTPQAQDVLVYERKDQKEWGFGGEVSEDGRYLVINVSQGTDPKNRVFYKDLQNNSGRVMELLPDADAAYTFIGNDGPRFWFVTDKEAPRGRLVLIDTTRPLQLQEVVPQTDATLQSADIVGERLFLRYLKDARSQVKVFDLKGKFLSEVAFPGLGTVTGFGGKRTDTETFYAFTSFTTPTTIYRYDIPTAKSTVLFQPKVDFDPTAYTTEQVFFNSKDGTRIPMFITYKKGTPRNALNPTYLYGYGGFNVSITPTFSPANLLWLEMGGLYAVPNLRGGGEYGEDWHQAGTRLNKQNVFDDFLAAAEYLIANKYTSPEKLAIGGGSNGGLLVGAAMTQRPELFAAALPAVGVMDMLRFEQFTIGWAWVSDYGSSQDPEQFQALYAYSPLHNLKAGTRYPATLVTTADTDDRVVPGHSYKFTAALQAAQAGEGPVLIRIETKAGHGAGKPTTKLIEEAADRWAFLVANLRMQLKF; encoded by the coding sequence ATGAACGCCCTGTTCGGATTGTGTGCTGTCGCTCTTGCGATATCGCTGGATGCTTCTTGTGCCCTTGCCCAGAATCTGGCGGCGAGCGCTCCGAGACTGACTTATCCGCCTACCGAGCGGGTCGAGCAATTTGACGACTACCACGGCACCCGCGTAGCCGACCCGTACCGCTGGCTTGAAGATCCCAATTCTCCCAAAACCAGAGCCTGGGTGGAGGCGCAAAACAAAGTCACCTTCGCTTACCTGGAAGGCATTCCCTACCGCGAACCCCTCAAAGAACGGCTCACCAAGATCTGGAACTACGAGAAGTACGGCATCCCCAACCGCGAAGGGGACCGGTTCTTCTTCACCCGCAACAGCGGCCTGCAAAATCAGAGCGTCCTGTACAATGCGGCGAAGTTGGGTGATGCGCCCCGGGTACTGCTTGATCCCAATACACTCTCCAAAGACGGCACGGTGGCGCTCACCGGCATCGACATCACCGACGACGGCAGGTACCTAGCCTATGGCACCGCTGCTTCCGGCTCCGATTGGCAGCAGTGGCACGTGCGCGAAGTGGCGACCGGCCGCGATCTGCCCGATGTAATTAAGTGGGTCAAATTCTCTGAGGCGTCCTGGCTTAAGGACGGCAAGGGCTTTTTCTACAGCCGCTACGACGAGCCGAACGCCGCCACCCAGTTTCAGGATGTCAATTATTTTCAGAAGCTCTACTTCCACCGCCTCAGCACCCCCCAGGCTCAAGACGTGCTGGTCTATGAGCGCAAAGATCAAAAAGAGTGGGGCTTCGGCGGCGAAGTCAGCGAAGACGGACGCTACCTCGTCATCAACGTCAGCCAGGGCACCGACCCCAAAAACCGGGTCTTCTACAAAGACCTGCAAAACAACTCAGGCAGGGTGATGGAGCTATTGCCCGACGCCGACGCCGCTTATACGTTTATCGGCAACGACGGGCCGCGCTTTTGGTTTGTTACCGACAAAGAGGCGCCCCGCGGTCGCCTGGTGCTTATCGACACGACGCGACCTTTGCAGTTGCAGGAGGTGGTTCCCCAGACCGACGCCACTTTGCAGAGCGCCGATATTGTGGGGGAACGGTTGTTCTTGCGTTACCTCAAAGACGCCCGCAGCCAGGTAAAAGTCTTCGATCTCAAAGGCAAGTTCCTGAGCGAAGTGGCCTTCCCCGGCCTTGGCACCGTCACGGGTTTTGGCGGCAAGCGCACGGACACCGAGACGTTTTACGCCTTTACCAGCTTCACCACCCCCACCACCATCTACCGCTACGACATCCCCACTGCCAAAAGCACCGTGCTCTTCCAGCCTAAAGTCGACTTCGACCCCACCGCCTACACCACCGAGCAGGTCTTCTTCAACAGCAAGGACGGCACCCGCATCCCGATGTTCATCACCTATAAAAAAGGCACCCCCCGCAACGCCCTCAACCCTACCTACCTCTATGGCTACGGCGGCTTCAACGTTTCTATTACCCCCACTTTTTCACCCGCCAACCTGCTGTGGTTGGAAATGGGCGGCCTCTACGCCGTCCCCAACCTGCGCGGCGGCGGCGAGTACGGCGAGGATTGGCATCAGGCGGGCACCAGGCTCAACAAGCAAAACGTCTTCGATGACTTTCTCGCCGCGGCCGAATACCTGATCGCCAATAAATACACCTCGCCGGAGAAATTGGCGATCGGCGGCGGCAGCAACGGTGGTTTGCTGGTGGGAGCTGCCATGACCCAGCGCCCGGAGTTGTTTGCTGCTGCGCTGCCCGCGGTCGGGGTGATGGACATGCTGCGCTTTGAGCAGTTCACGATTGGCTGGGCGTGGGTGTCCGATTACGGCTCTTCGCAAGACCCCGAGCAATTCCAGGCGTTGTATGCCTACTCGCCTTTGCACAACTTGAAGGCAGGGACACGCTACCCGGCGACGCTGGTGACGACGGCGGACACCGACGACCGGGTGGTGCCGGGACACAGTTACAAGTTCACAGCGGCGCTACAGGCGGCGCAGGCGGGCGAAGGACCGGTGTTGATCCGCATCGAGACGAAGGCGGGCCACGGAGCGGGCAAGCCGACCACCAAGCTGATCGAAGAAGCGGCGGACCGCTGGGCGTTTCTGGTGGCCAACCTCCGCATGCAACTGAAGTTTTGA